A genomic segment from Glycine max cultivar Williams 82 chromosome 1, Glycine_max_v4.0, whole genome shotgun sequence encodes:
- the LOC100800009 gene encoding uncharacterized protein, whose translation MALYLDEEEIWKCPKHPSKRRRSGICHICLRDRLVTLCPDCANVRPCSCYATSSSSSSSSSSSFSRFSGASDSVGRVHNLIEREPGLRRSRSMAIPFLRSRSRFSGGGGGDRVLDLDSARESPAMNGSRSARSFWSMFKSQKSSRHGGGEQEWEAKKILAEERDGDGSINPVMARSRSVAVTAVARVSGDGELRPRTKGKGWFFPSPMKAFRQSKVSKVVQEHSPLYRG comes from the coding sequence ATGGCGTTGTACCTGGACGAAGAAGAGATTTGGAAGTGCCCGAAGCATCCATCGAAGCGAAGAAGAAGCGGAATTTGCCATATTTGCCTTCGCGACCGTCTCGTAACTCTTTGCCCTGACTGTGCTAACGTGCGCCCCTGTTCCTGCTACGCCACCagctcctcctcctcttcttcctcttcgTCTTCCTTCTCGCGTTTTTCCGGCGCCAGCGACTCCGTCGGCCGCGTCCACAACCTCATCGAGCGGGAGCCAGGGCTGCGACGCTCGCGCTCCATGGCGATTCCGTTTCTCCGATCGAGGTCGCGGTTCTCCGGCGGCGGCGGAGGAGATAGGGTTTTGGATCTCGATAGCGCGAGGGAGTCGCCGGCGATGAACGGAAGCCGGTCGGCGAGGTCGTTCTGGTCAATGTTCAAGTCGCAGAAGAGCAGTAGACACGGCGGCGGTGAGCAGGAGTGGGAAGCGAAGAAGATATTGGCAGAGGAACGCGACGGCGACGGGAGCATAAATCCGGTGATGGCGCGGTCAAGGTCGGTGGCTGTGACGGCGGTAGCGAGGGTTTCTGGCGACGGAGAATTGAGACCGCGGACGAAGGGGAAAGGGTGGTTCTTTCCGAGCCCGATGAAGGCTTTCCGGCAATCCAAGGTCTCTAAAGTGGTTCAAGAACACTCTCCTTTGTATAGAGGTTGA